One genomic region from Cellulomonas fengjieae encodes:
- the pgeF gene encoding peptidoglycan editing factor PgeF: MNGAHPGTDLPVVQVDLGEGVRAGFTTRACGVSRPPYDALNLGTAVGDDPVAVGRNRERLARWAGAPVAYATQVHGARVVLLSDPPGSGASVGEADALVSVSPRVAVAVLVADCVPVLLADAAAGVVAAVHAGRRGLAEGVVQAAVGSMVEQGADVARIRAAIGPSIAGESYEVPAALQDEVAQLVPETRATTAWGTPALDLPAGVDAVLRRTGVRAVSRLGRDTWADPVLFSFRRSPRTGRFAGVVRPPA, from the coding sequence ATGAACGGTGCACACCCCGGGACCGACCTGCCCGTCGTGCAGGTCGATCTCGGGGAGGGGGTGCGCGCCGGGTTCACCACCCGCGCCTGTGGCGTGAGCCGCCCGCCCTACGACGCCCTCAACCTCGGTACCGCGGTCGGCGACGACCCGGTGGCGGTCGGCCGCAACCGGGAGCGGCTCGCGCGGTGGGCCGGCGCGCCGGTCGCGTACGCGACCCAGGTGCACGGAGCGCGCGTCGTCCTTTTGTCCGACCCGCCCGGGAGCGGTGCGTCCGTGGGTGAGGCCGACGCGCTGGTGTCCGTGTCACCGCGCGTCGCGGTCGCGGTGCTCGTGGCCGACTGCGTACCCGTCCTGCTGGCCGACGCGGCTGCCGGGGTGGTGGCCGCCGTGCACGCGGGCCGGCGGGGACTGGCGGAGGGCGTCGTCCAGGCGGCCGTCGGCTCGATGGTCGAGCAGGGCGCGGACGTCGCGCGGATCCGGGCGGCGATCGGGCCGTCGATCGCCGGCGAGTCGTACGAGGTGCCCGCCGCGCTGCAGGACGAGGTCGCGCAGCTCGTTCCGGAGACCCGGGCGACGACGGCGTGGGGCACCCCGGCCCTGGACCTGCCCGCCGGCGTCGACGCCGTGCTGCGGCGGACCGGCGTCCGGGCCGTGTCCCGGCTGGGACGGGACACCTGGGCGGACCCGGTGCTGTTCTCGTTCCGCCGTTCGCCGCGCACGGGCCGGTTCGCGGGGGTGGTGCGGCCGCCCGCCTGA
- a CDS encoding cell division protein SepF codes for MAGALRKTMLYLGLADDRSEHEEYLEEFDDQEVAVPQEFEAQVTPLHRPTRTTVPTQAPSQVAPVAGELRRITTIHPRSYNDARKIGEAFREGTPVIMNLTDMDDADAKRLVDFSAGLIFGLHGAIERVTSKVFLLSPAHVEVAGEAAGPAAEPPTRAGFYNQS; via the coding sequence ATGGCCGGAGCGCTGCGCAAGACGATGCTGTACCTCGGCCTGGCCGACGACCGGTCTGAGCACGAGGAGTACCTCGAGGAGTTCGACGACCAGGAGGTCGCGGTGCCGCAGGAGTTCGAGGCCCAGGTCACGCCGTTGCACCGGCCGACCCGCACGACCGTGCCCACGCAGGCGCCGTCGCAGGTCGCGCCCGTGGCGGGCGAGCTCCGTCGGATCACGACGATCCACCCGCGCTCCTACAACGACGCGCGCAAGATCGGCGAGGCGTTCCGCGAGGGCACCCCGGTCATCATGAACCTCACGGACATGGACGACGCCGACGCCAAGCGGCTGGTCGACTTCTCCGCCGGCCTGATCTTCGGCCTGCACGGCGCGATCGAGCGCGTGACCAGCAAGGTGTTCCTGCTCTCGCCCGCGCACGTCGAGGTCGCCGGTGAGGCCGCTGGGCCCGCCGCCGAGCCCCCGACGCGCGCAGGCTTCTACAACCAGAGCTGA
- a CDS encoding YggT family protein, giving the protein MQLVAALLFYVVLAFFLLLLIRLVLDWVQFFARDWHPSGIALVVAEVTYTVTDPPLKALRRILPPLTIGSVRLDLAFLVLVLACSILMSLLSSI; this is encoded by the coding sequence ATGCAACTCGTCGCGGCCCTGCTGTTCTACGTCGTCCTCGCGTTCTTCCTGCTGCTGCTCATCCGGCTCGTGCTGGACTGGGTGCAGTTCTTCGCGCGGGACTGGCACCCCTCGGGGATCGCGCTCGTGGTCGCCGAGGTGACGTACACGGTGACCGACCCGCCGCTCAAGGCGCTGCGCAGGATCCTGCCGCCGCTGACCATCGGCTCGGTCCGGCTCGATCTCGCGTTCCTCGTGCTCGTGCTCGCCTGCTCGATCCTGATGTCCCTGCTCAGCAGCATTTGA
- a CDS encoding DivIVA domain-containing protein, producing the protein MALLTADEVLNKKFQATKFREGYDQDEVDDFLDEVVNTLRDLQGENDDLKTKLAAAERRIAELSRAGSQQAAPAPKPEPTPEPAPAPAPVAAAPVAQQAPIVAPVSNGPRSSEPESATGMLALAQKLHDDYVRSGQEESDRLVGEAKSQANRIVREAEETSQRTLGQLEQERSLLERKIDELRVFERDYRTRLKSYLENLLGDLDNRGNALPPRSGQPQTVGDGQNL; encoded by the coding sequence ATGGCTCTGCTGACTGCAGACGAGGTCTTGAACAAGAAGTTCCAGGCCACGAAGTTCCGCGAGGGCTACGACCAGGACGAGGTCGACGACTTCCTGGACGAGGTCGTCAACACGCTGCGCGACCTGCAGGGTGAGAACGACGACCTGAAGACGAAGCTCGCTGCGGCCGAGCGCCGCATCGCTGAGCTGAGCCGCGCGGGCTCGCAGCAGGCGGCGCCGGCGCCCAAGCCGGAACCCACTCCCGAGCCCGCACCGGCGCCGGCCCCCGTGGCCGCCGCTCCGGTCGCCCAGCAGGCGCCGATCGTGGCGCCCGTGTCGAACGGACCGCGCTCGAGCGAGCCCGAGTCCGCGACCGGGATGCTCGCGCTGGCCCAGAAGCTGCACGACGACTACGTGCGCAGCGGCCAGGAGGAGTCCGACCGTCTGGTGGGCGAGGCCAAGAGCCAGGCCAACCGCATCGTCCGCGAGGCCGAGGAGACGTCGCAGCGCACGCTCGGCCAGCTGGAGCAGGAGCGGTCGCTGCTCGAGCGCAAGATCGACGAGCTGCGGGTCTTCGAGCGGGACTACCGCACCCGCCTGAAGAGCTACCTCGAGAACCTCCTCGGGGACCTGGACAACCGGGGCAACGCACTGCCGCCCCGTTCCGGTCAGCCGCAGACGGTCGGAGACGGTCAGAACCTCTGA
- a CDS encoding TraR/DksA family transcriptional regulator, with protein sequence MAINDALSAVDVRTDTKELAKSVKQFLVRDGEKPWTVHEVKDIAEELTGDIDRLTGELAAADAELSDLLRNSGDGAGDDQADSGSSALEREQELTLVNNTRDLLAQTSRALSRISAGTFASCESCGKAVGKARLQAFPRATLCVECKQREERR encoded by the coding sequence GTGGCTATCAACGACGCGCTCAGCGCGGTCGACGTCAGGACGGACACCAAGGAGCTGGCGAAGTCCGTCAAGCAGTTCCTGGTACGGGACGGCGAGAAGCCGTGGACCGTGCACGAGGTGAAGGACATCGCCGAGGAGCTGACCGGCGACATCGACCGGCTGACCGGCGAGCTGGCGGCTGCGGATGCCGAGCTGTCGGACCTGCTGCGCAACTCCGGCGACGGTGCCGGGGACGACCAGGCGGACTCGGGCTCCTCGGCGCTCGAGCGTGAGCAGGAGCTCACGCTCGTGAACAACACGCGGGACCTGCTCGCGCAGACGAGCCGCGCGCTGTCGAGGATCTCCGCAGGCACGTTCGCGTCCTGCGAGTCGTGCGGCAAGGCGGTCGGCAAGGCGCGGCTCCAGGCGTTCCCGCGGGCCACCCTCTGCGTGGAGTGCAAGCAGCGCGAAGAGCGCCGCTGA
- a CDS encoding signal peptidase II — MPITTDDPPDAPATSTTRRALLITLASISAVVLLLDQASKAWAVRSLVEGERHELVGDLLGVQLVFNPGAALSIATGMTWLLTVVATVVIVVVVRASRRIGSRAWAVALGLLLGGAVGNLTDRWIREPGPARGHVVDFIAYADWFVGNVADIAIVAAAILIVILATLGIHLDGTRDGRGDGDSGDEASDEPRDEAGTGEARDVPTDAAPAVAPTTTTATEQNV, encoded by the coding sequence GTGCCCATCACCACCGACGACCCGCCTGACGCGCCCGCGACCAGCACCACCCGACGTGCGCTGCTGATCACGCTCGCCTCGATCTCGGCGGTCGTGCTGCTGCTCGACCAGGCGTCGAAGGCGTGGGCGGTCCGCTCGCTGGTCGAGGGCGAGCGCCACGAGCTGGTGGGCGACCTGCTCGGAGTCCAGCTGGTGTTCAACCCCGGCGCGGCGCTGTCGATCGCGACGGGGATGACCTGGCTGCTGACCGTCGTCGCGACCGTGGTCATCGTGGTGGTGGTGCGCGCGAGCCGACGCATCGGCTCGCGCGCCTGGGCCGTGGCGCTCGGGCTGCTGCTCGGTGGCGCCGTGGGGAACCTGACGGACCGCTGGATCCGCGAGCCCGGTCCGGCCCGTGGGCACGTGGTCGACTTCATCGCGTACGCGGACTGGTTCGTCGGCAACGTCGCGGACATCGCGATCGTGGCCGCGGCGATCCTGATCGTGATCCTGGCGACCCTCGGCATCCACCTGGACGGCACGCGGGACGGACGGGGCGACGGCGACTCCGGCGACGAGGCGAGCGATGAGCCTCGCGACGAGGCGGGCACCGGCGAGGCGCGCGACGTGCCCACCGACGCCGCGCCCGCGGTCGCACCCACGACGACGACGGCGACCGAGCAGAATGTCTGA
- a CDS encoding RluA family pseudouridine synthase, with protein MSETRAMPVPDGLVGERVDAALARLLGLSRTRAAEIAEAGGVQLDGKELGKSDRLSAGGWLEVAIPDVVPASTIEVVAEPVPGMRIVYDDDDLVVIDKPVGVAAHPSPGWTGPTVVGALMAVGYRISTSGAAERQGIVHRLDAGTSGLMVVAKSEHAYTVLKRAFKDRTVEKVYHALVQGHPEPTTGTIDAPIGRHPSSDWKFAVVADGKPSITHYEVLEMLPAASLVEVHLETGRTHQIRVHFAATRHPCVGDLTYGADPSLAARVGLTRQWLHAMRLGFHHPSTGEWLELTSEYPEDLRRSLAVLQDGYV; from the coding sequence ATGTCTGAGACGCGAGCGATGCCCGTGCCCGACGGGCTGGTCGGGGAGCGGGTGGACGCGGCCCTGGCCCGGCTGCTCGGGCTGTCGCGCACGCGCGCGGCGGAGATCGCCGAGGCCGGCGGCGTGCAGCTCGACGGCAAGGAGCTCGGCAAGTCCGACCGGCTGTCCGCGGGCGGCTGGCTCGAGGTCGCGATCCCGGACGTGGTGCCGGCCTCGACGATCGAGGTCGTCGCCGAGCCGGTGCCCGGGATGCGGATCGTCTACGACGACGACGACCTGGTGGTCATCGACAAGCCCGTCGGCGTCGCGGCGCACCCCTCCCCGGGCTGGACCGGCCCGACCGTGGTCGGCGCGCTGATGGCGGTCGGCTACCGGATCTCGACGTCGGGAGCCGCCGAGCGGCAGGGGATCGTGCACCGGCTCGACGCCGGCACGTCGGGCCTCATGGTCGTCGCCAAGTCCGAGCACGCCTACACGGTGCTCAAGCGGGCGTTCAAGGACCGCACGGTCGAGAAGGTGTACCACGCGCTGGTCCAGGGGCACCCCGAGCCGACCACGGGCACGATCGACGCCCCGATCGGCCGGCACCCGAGCTCGGACTGGAAGTTCGCCGTGGTGGCCGACGGGAAGCCCTCGATCACGCACTACGAGGTGCTGGAGATGCTGCCCGCGGCCTCGCTCGTCGAGGTGCACCTGGAGACCGGGCGCACGCACCAGATCCGCGTCCACTTCGCGGCCACCCGGCACCCCTGCGTCGGTGACCTCACCTACGGGGCCGACCCGTCGCTCGCGGCGCGCGTGGGGCTGACCAGGCAGTGGCTGCACGCGATGCGGCTCGGCTTCCACCACCCGAGCACGGGCGAGTGGCTCGAGCTGACCAGCGAGTACCCGGAGGATCTGCGCCGGTCGCTCGCGGTGCTCCAGGACGGGTACGTCTGA